The Planctomycetota bacterium genome window below encodes:
- a CDS encoding redoxin family protein — translation MSPNRQRWLRAALVAAAASNADSVWAANPTATDALQLQPTQRDVEYDRPAADVAAKCTIKAEQINGHTGWVVRDAEARILRRFVDTNNDNVVDQWCYYLNGIEVYRDIDLNFNGKADQLRWLNSAGTRWGIDANEDGKIDSWKLISAEEVSAELVRAIGDRDSARFNRVLITEDEIASLGLGTEQSETLKKQVQAAGDKFRTFVSSKKESATRFASAGNKLRWTHFGGTLPGLVPAGTAGATKDVVAYENVAAMVQLDDKHEQIMVGTLVRVGDSWRLIDAPPAPSDSNELAAGSGFFFSSEATPRPEMPAGPGGTDGSQPAEVTDLMAKVEKLDQELGAAVAAKKPALHAQRAKLLDDLIRQTTGETRALWVRQLADTCSAAAQMGEFPEGVAILEATAKKLEANPADAELAAFVEYRFLQADYGVRVSDPKMDFVKTQQRWLDGLQAFISKYPKVADTADALLQLAVAKEFAGQEDDAKKVYGQLVAGFPESQPAKKATGAIARLDSVGKVIQLAGKNLTGQAVNLGQFRDKVIVLHYWASNSPTCLGDLETLKQLQAKYGKNVAIVGISLDDNRKALEDFLKKNKLAWVQIYDDGGLDAPLANALGILTLPSIMVIDKQGRVANRAATAGELDKEVGALLR, via the coding sequence ATGAGTCCCAATCGTCAACGCTGGTTGCGCGCCGCCCTGGTCGCGGCCGCCGCTTCGAACGCCGACTCGGTCTGGGCCGCCAATCCGACGGCCACCGATGCCTTGCAGCTTCAGCCGACGCAGCGCGATGTGGAATACGATCGCCCCGCGGCCGATGTCGCGGCCAAATGCACGATCAAAGCCGAGCAGATCAACGGCCACACGGGGTGGGTGGTGCGCGACGCCGAAGCGCGGATACTCCGCCGCTTTGTCGATACGAACAACGACAACGTCGTCGATCAGTGGTGCTATTACCTGAACGGCATCGAGGTCTACCGCGATATCGATCTGAATTTCAACGGCAAGGCCGACCAACTGCGCTGGCTCAATTCGGCCGGCACCCGCTGGGGGATCGACGCGAACGAAGACGGCAAGATCGATAGCTGGAAGCTGATTTCGGCCGAAGAAGTCTCGGCCGAGTTGGTCCGCGCCATCGGCGATCGGGACTCGGCCCGCTTCAATCGCGTGCTGATCACCGAAGACGAAATCGCCTCGCTCGGGCTTGGTACGGAACAATCCGAAACGCTGAAGAAGCAGGTCCAAGCGGCCGGCGACAAGTTCCGCACCTTTGTCAGTTCCAAGAAAGAATCGGCCACGCGTTTCGCCTCGGCGGGCAACAAGCTGCGCTGGACGCACTTTGGCGGCACGCTGCCGGGGCTGGTTCCTGCTGGCACTGCTGGCGCGACCAAGGACGTCGTCGCTTACGAGAACGTGGCGGCCATGGTCCAACTGGACGACAAGCACGAACAAATCATGGTCGGCACCTTGGTCCGCGTGGGAGATAGCTGGCGTTTGATCGATGCGCCGCCGGCCCCCAGCGACTCGAACGAACTGGCCGCCGGCTCGGGCTTTTTCTTTTCGAGCGAGGCGACGCCACGCCCCGAGATGCCGGCTGGACCTGGCGGCACCGACGGTAGCCAGCCAGCCGAAGTCACCGATCTGATGGCCAAGGTCGAAAAGCTCGATCAGGAACTTGGCGCCGCCGTGGCCGCCAAAAAGCCGGCGCTGCACGCCCAGCGAGCCAAGCTCCTCGACGACCTGATTCGTCAGACCACGGGTGAAACTCGGGCGTTGTGGGTCCGCCAACTGGCCGACACCTGCAGCGCCGCGGCCCAGATGGGCGAGTTCCCCGAAGGAGTCGCCATTCTGGAAGCGACGGCCAAGAAGCTCGAGGCCAACCCGGCCGACGCCGAACTGGCCGCCTTTGTCGAATACCGCTTTTTGCAGGCCGATTACGGCGTCCGCGTCAGCGATCCGAAGATGGACTTCGTCAAAACGCAGCAGCGCTGGCTCGATGGCCTGCAAGCCTTTATCAGCAAGTATCCCAAGGTCGCCGACACGGCCGATGCGTTGTTGCAATTGGCTGTGGCCAAGGAGTTCGCGGGCCAGGAAGACGACGCCAAGAAGGTCTATGGCCAGCTCGTGGCCGGCTTTCCCGAAAGCCAGCCCGCCAAAAAGGCGACCGGCGCCATCGCGCGGCTTGACTCGGTCGGCAAGGTGATCCAACTGGCTGGCAAAAACTTGACGGGCCAAGCGGTCAACCTGGGCCAGTTCCGCGACAAGGTCATCGTCCTGCACTATTGGGCCAGCAACAGCCCGACGTGCCTGGGGGACTTGGAAACGCTCAAGCAATTGCAAGCCAAGTATGGCAAGAATGTCGCGATCGTCGGCATCAGCCTGGACGACAATCGCAAGGCGCTCGAGGACTTTCTGAAGAAGAACAAGCTGGCGTGGGTGCAGATCTACGACGATGGGGGCTTGGACGCCCCGTTGGCCAATGCCTTGGGCATTTTGACGCTGCCCAGCATCATGGTCATCGACAAGCAAGGTCGGGTCGCCAATCGGGCCGCGACGGCCGGTGAACTCGACAAGGAAGTTGGGGCATTGCTGCGGTAA
- a CDS encoding glycosyltransferase family 39 protein, with the protein MAALRYLIAIVLLAALATVATCYAARTVNLQWRDNCEGPLLAVAARMRHESPTHAWFEGPEYTIASYGPLYYRAVAWAGSFAERPSLTPGRVISLVAMLLTAALLGAWVYRRTRLPELGLVTVLFVLVGVPVAEWIPFARVDATALLFTAAATIVAAKKADTRAMVASAVLVVIASLARQTAACSALPVAVYWWCQGESRWASKYLALVGLLGALAWGGLHFGSHGYWLDAAINSQLAAMRVSEGLKLGTRLVISPLGVAAVAVLIHARLNGVRLSQSLPAVALVTSFLYQVVMGCKLGSSVNYLLEPSCWVAVVVVEHGFAPLASINRFRTLIGIGVLAAAAAVHPAREMMALPNDRREAPIEYEHVRTAIQQLGVSDGELLVEDRLVDLALAASVEPRVNDPFAYYLRAANGTLDAEPLAEDIHRGKIKLLILSRPAPANWVWPEPVSSAMKSRFMLWKTTTNLLMYCAEE; encoded by the coding sequence ATGGCCGCGCTTCGCTATTTGATTGCGATCGTCTTGCTGGCCGCGCTGGCGACCGTGGCGACGTGCTATGCCGCGCGAACGGTCAACCTGCAGTGGCGCGACAACTGCGAAGGACCGCTGCTGGCCGTCGCCGCGCGGATGCGCCACGAGTCGCCGACCCACGCCTGGTTCGAAGGCCCCGAGTACACGATCGCCTCCTACGGTCCGCTGTATTATCGGGCGGTCGCCTGGGCAGGCTCGTTCGCCGAGCGGCCTTCGTTGACGCCGGGGCGTGTGATCAGTCTGGTCGCTATGTTGTTAACCGCGGCGCTATTGGGCGCTTGGGTCTATCGGCGAACGCGATTGCCTGAGTTGGGGCTAGTCACCGTGCTGTTCGTGCTGGTCGGCGTGCCGGTGGCCGAGTGGATTCCCTTCGCGCGCGTCGATGCCACGGCCCTGCTGTTCACGGCGGCCGCCACGATCGTCGCCGCAAAAAAAGCCGACACTCGGGCGATGGTCGCGTCGGCCGTGCTGGTTGTGATTGCGTCGCTGGCGCGACAAACCGCCGCCTGCTCGGCCTTGCCGGTGGCGGTCTATTGGTGGTGTCAGGGGGAATCGCGCTGGGCCAGCAAGTATCTGGCGCTGGTCGGGCTGCTGGGCGCGCTGGCCTGGGGAGGGCTTCATTTTGGTTCGCACGGCTATTGGCTCGACGCGGCCATCAACTCGCAACTGGCCGCCATGCGCGTGAGCGAGGGACTGAAACTCGGCACCCGGCTGGTGATCTCGCCATTGGGCGTGGCGGCCGTGGCGGTGCTGATACATGCCCGGCTCAATGGCGTCCGGCTCAGCCAGTCGCTACCGGCGGTAGCCCTGGTGACGAGTTTTCTTTACCAGGTCGTGATGGGGTGCAAGCTCGGCTCGTCGGTTAACTATCTGCTCGAACCATCCTGCTGGGTGGCCGTGGTCGTGGTCGAGCACGGCTTTGCGCCGCTGGCGTCGATCAACCGGTTTCGCACGTTGATCGGCATTGGCGTCTTGGCAGCCGCGGCGGCCGTTCACCCGGCGCGTGAAATGATGGCCCTGCCGAACGACCGGCGCGAGGCGCCGATCGAATACGAACACGTCCGTACGGCCATTCAACAACTGGGCGTGAGCGATGGCGAGTTGCTTGTCGAAGATCGACTGGTCGATCTGGCCCTGGCCGCCAGTGTCGAGCCGCGGGTGAACGATCCGTTCGCGTATTACCTGCGAGCGGCCAACGGCACGCTCGACGCCGAACCGCTGGCCGAGGACATTCACCGCGGCAAGATCAAGCTGCTGATTCTGTCGCGACCCGCGCCGGCCAACTGGGTCTGGCCCGAGCCAGTGTCGTCGGCCATGAAGTCCAGATTCATGCTCTGGAAAACGACGACGAATCTGCTGATGTATTGCGCTGAGGAATGA
- a CDS encoding ROK family transcriptional regulator, whose amino-acid sequence MPRAPSSKAVPSLLRELNQRQVLATLQEHGPLSRADISRRTGISGPTVTRVVGTLLAARLLEEQYPKQASVGRPGKLVRLASKNVCVIGCVIDAQSCELVAAGLDGTIDERDIRRFETPADYHELLHQCVQQARALMTARGTTVLGVGLSVPGLIDRRQGTSIVSPNLHQLDGHNLAVDLRERLQVDTLVLQECHALCLAEQMFGEAGRASDFALLDISAGLGMGVIHAGRLLRGAGGLAGEIGHITVKLDGWQCGCGNQGCLETEATDTALLNAVNQATGREWTIDELSAAVQAGQVDVRAQLNRVLDYLAVGAAAVINIFNPSHLFVFGRMFDLDDASFADFAARTERRALNPSFAECRIIRARGNKRLGAIAAAIQGATKGWSQDSV is encoded by the coding sequence ATGCCCCGCGCTCCCTCGTCGAAAGCTGTCCCGTCTCTGTTGCGCGAACTGAACCAGCGGCAGGTGCTGGCGACGTTGCAAGAGCACGGCCCCCTCTCTCGCGCCGACATCTCCCGCCGCACCGGTATTAGCGGGCCCACGGTCACGCGCGTGGTCGGCACGTTGCTGGCTGCGCGATTGCTCGAAGAGCAGTACCCCAAGCAGGCCTCGGTCGGTCGGCCGGGGAAACTCGTCCGGCTGGCGTCCAAGAATGTCTGTGTGATTGGCTGTGTGATCGACGCCCAGTCGTGCGAGCTAGTTGCCGCGGGGCTCGATGGTACGATTGACGAACGCGACATCCGGCGATTTGAGACCCCCGCCGATTATCACGAACTGCTGCACCAGTGCGTGCAGCAAGCCCGCGCGTTGATGACTGCCCGCGGCACGACCGTGCTGGGCGTCGGTCTGAGCGTGCCGGGCTTGATCGACCGCCGGCAGGGGACATCGATCGTCTCGCCGAACTTGCACCAGCTCGATGGCCATAACCTGGCGGTCGACCTGCGCGAGCGATTGCAGGTCGATACCCTGGTGCTTCAAGAATGTCATGCCTTGTGCCTGGCCGAGCAGATGTTCGGTGAAGCGGGGCGGGCCAGCGACTTTGCCCTGCTGGATATTTCGGCGGGGCTCGGCATGGGGGTGATTCACGCCGGCCGCCTGCTGCGCGGGGCAGGGGGGCTGGCAGGCGAGATCGGGCACATCACCGTCAAGCTCGACGGCTGGCAGTGTGGCTGTGGCAATCAGGGCTGTTTGGAAACCGAAGCCACCGACACGGCGCTGCTGAACGCAGTGAACCAGGCAACCGGTCGCGAGTGGACGATCGACGAGTTGAGCGCCGCCGTGCAGGCGGGCCAGGTCGACGTCCGCGCGCAACTCAACCGCGTACTCGACTATCTGGCGGTTGGCGCGGCCGCGGTGATCAACATTTTCAATCCGAGCCACTTGTTCGTTTTTGGCCGGATGTTCGACCTGGACGACGCATCGTTCGCCGATTTCGCGGCCCGAACCGAGCGCCGAGCCTTGAACCCCAGCTTTGCCGAATGTCGCATCATCCGTGCCCGCGGGAACAAACGTCTGGGCGCTATCGCCGCGGCCATTCAAGGGGCCACCAAGGGCTGGAGCCAGGATTCGGTATAG
- a CDS encoding DUF1553 domain-containing protein, translated as MSKRHQADRRGFAVRATTAFGFCALLLGAVLFNGVGFVVQAAEEPAAPPANPPVVQAQENTSPEALAQAERFFESKIRPALHEHCLKCHGAEKQKGGLRLDTLGAMLTGGDSGAAIVPGDVAHSPLIQAIEYGEDFVQMPPSKKLPEGVIADFRTWIKLGAPWPGAEKEAAAARPQPKSKDITDEDRKYWAYQPVRQPKLPKSARAGWDTNPIDMLIDARLQAKGLAPNPRASKVQLIRRAYFDLIGLPPTPEEVAKFVADESPGAFARVIDDLLARPQYGERWARHWLDVVRYAQSNGYERDSEKPFAWRYRDYVIRSLNADKPYHQFLLEQLAGDELDEVTDDSLIATGYYRLGVWDDEPDDARMAEFDALDDVIVTTGAAMLGMTVGCARCHDHRLDPIPQTDYYRLLAFFRNVRPFDGNRATEGASGFLPLGDRERAAQHFAAVNERIKPLEEQIKTANEKTKKALRKEIDRLRNDAGAKVEWALCVRERGDQPTHVLIRGNSGSPGEEVQPGFPTVLGSATPEISKPKSGASSGRRLALARWITDPSHPLTARVMANRVWHYHFGRGIVKTTTDFGHGGQLPTHPELLDWLASEFQQSGWSIKRLHRSIMLSEAYQMSSRADRADALAADPANDLFWRQNLRRLEAETIRDSILAVSGQLKDVPGGRGFFPHLGGEVLAGGSRPGDGWATSTPREQSRRSIYAFIKRSMVPPIFEGFDYANTAAPLGERPTTTVAPQALMLLNDRFVQDQATALARRIVESKPDTASNDPDVQIQRLFQLTLNRAPTERERQAALEYLDRQTGAYALLESRLTFAPDVPLSLHRSYLDKLQPADILIGPRQGWNFYRGRWTGGYEGIMTVERQRGPFALWLGPAFADGTITANVTLQNAVEFGSLIFRAAAEGEVFRGYEVELNAREQSIALRRHGADVTLLANVDAVLPVGKPMPVKIEVRGAQIRVFVAHEREPLVEVTDPQPLRDSGRLGARSWGAAMHLDNLKVHADGRVLDVARMTPAAEAGAPSTTPPAGWRLYGGRWQLHDDSYTAEPSPGAKAVWDGGPLADGVIEADFKLLAPGGDAGLVLRVSQPTDGVDALNAYNINFQPGALRLGKHRNNWKQLVRVPLDLGVDRWHHVRVDLAGDRIKITIDRAEKPQIDYTDEQPLPPGNVGLRTMNAKFVTKNLTVTAGGKTTLAEFKPTKTEPVAVVAGPTPRERALASLCLLMFNLNEFVYVD; from the coding sequence ATGAGCAAGCGCCACCAAGCAGATCGACGAGGCTTCGCGGTTCGCGCAACGACGGCGTTCGGCTTTTGTGCGTTGCTGCTCGGTGCGGTGTTGTTCAACGGAGTGGGGTTCGTAGTCCAGGCGGCCGAAGAGCCCGCCGCGCCGCCAGCCAATCCGCCGGTCGTACAGGCTCAAGAGAACACCTCCCCCGAGGCGCTGGCTCAAGCCGAGCGGTTTTTTGAAAGTAAGATTCGCCCGGCGCTGCATGAGCATTGTCTGAAGTGTCACGGCGCCGAGAAGCAAAAAGGTGGCCTGCGTCTCGACACGCTTGGCGCGATGCTTACGGGCGGCGACTCCGGCGCGGCCATCGTGCCGGGCGATGTAGCGCACAGCCCGCTGATTCAAGCAATCGAGTACGGCGAAGACTTCGTCCAGATGCCGCCGAGCAAGAAGCTCCCCGAGGGGGTGATCGCCGACTTCCGCACCTGGATCAAGTTGGGCGCTCCCTGGCCCGGAGCGGAAAAGGAAGCGGCCGCCGCCCGCCCGCAACCCAAATCGAAAGACATCACCGACGAAGATCGAAAGTATTGGGCCTATCAACCCGTCCGCCAGCCCAAGTTGCCGAAGAGCGCCCGCGCGGGCTGGGACACCAACCCGATCGACATGCTGATCGACGCGCGACTGCAAGCCAAAGGCCTCGCGCCGAACCCGCGGGCCAGCAAGGTCCAACTGATTCGCCGCGCGTATTTCGATCTGATCGGTTTGCCGCCGACGCCCGAGGAAGTGGCCAAGTTCGTGGCCGATGAATCTCCCGGGGCGTTTGCCCGCGTGATCGACGATTTGCTTGCCCGGCCGCAATACGGCGAGCGTTGGGCGCGCCACTGGCTTGACGTGGTTCGCTACGCCCAATCGAACGGCTATGAACGCGACAGCGAAAAACCCTTCGCCTGGCGCTATCGCGATTACGTGATTCGCTCGTTGAACGCCGACAAGCCTTACCATCAGTTCTTGCTCGAACAGTTGGCCGGTGACGAACTGGACGAAGTCACCGACGATAGCTTGATCGCCACCGGCTACTACCGGCTGGGCGTGTGGGACGATGAACCCGACGACGCGCGGATGGCCGAGTTCGACGCGCTGGACGATGTGATCGTGACGACCGGAGCGGCCATGCTGGGCATGACCGTCGGCTGTGCCCGCTGCCACGATCATCGGCTCGATCCAATTCCGCAAACCGATTACTACCGGCTGCTGGCGTTCTTTCGTAACGTGCGCCCCTTTGACGGCAACCGCGCGACCGAAGGGGCCTCGGGGTTCTTGCCTCTGGGAGATCGCGAGCGCGCGGCGCAACACTTTGCCGCCGTCAACGAGCGGATCAAGCCGCTGGAAGAGCAAATCAAAACGGCCAATGAGAAGACCAAGAAAGCGCTGCGCAAAGAGATCGACCGGCTGCGCAACGACGCCGGCGCTAAAGTCGAGTGGGCCCTTTGCGTGCGCGAGCGCGGCGATCAACCGACCCATGTTCTCATCCGCGGCAATTCCGGCTCGCCCGGCGAGGAAGTGCAGCCGGGCTTTCCCACGGTGCTGGGAAGCGCGACGCCCGAGATTAGCAAGCCGAAGTCCGGCGCATCGAGCGGTCGCCGATTGGCGCTGGCCCGCTGGATCACCGATCCGAGTCATCCGCTGACCGCTCGCGTGATGGCGAACCGCGTGTGGCACTATCACTTTGGCCGCGGTATCGTCAAAACGACGACCGATTTCGGCCACGGCGGGCAACTGCCCACTCATCCCGAGCTGCTCGATTGGCTGGCCAGCGAGTTCCAGCAGTCGGGCTGGTCGATCAAACGGCTGCATCGCTCGATCATGCTCAGCGAAGCGTACCAGATGTCGTCGCGAGCTGATCGCGCCGACGCGCTGGCCGCCGATCCGGCGAACGATCTGTTCTGGCGACAGAACCTGCGACGACTGGAAGCCGAGACGATTCGCGATTCGATCTTGGCCGTCAGTGGCCAATTGAAAGACGTGCCGGGAGGTCGCGGGTTCTTTCCGCACCTCGGGGGCGAAGTGCTGGCCGGTGGTTCGCGCCCCGGCGACGGCTGGGCCACGTCGACGCCGCGCGAGCAATCGCGGCGGAGCATCTACGCCTTTATCAAGCGCTCGATGGTGCCGCCGATCTTCGAAGGGTTCGACTACGCCAACACCGCGGCCCCGCTGGGCGAGCGCCCGACCACGACCGTCGCGCCCCAGGCGCTGATGCTGCTGAACGACCGTTTCGTCCAGGACCAGGCGACGGCCCTGGCGCGGCGCATTGTCGAGTCGAAGCCGGACACCGCCAGCAATGACCCCGATGTCCAGATTCAGCGCCTGTTTCAATTGACGCTCAATCGAGCACCGACCGAGCGCGAGCGGCAAGCGGCGCTCGAATACCTGGACCGCCAGACTGGCGCTTACGCGCTCCTGGAATCGCGGCTGACATTCGCTCCCGACGTGCCGTTGTCGCTGCACCGCAGCTACTTGGACAAGTTGCAGCCGGCCGACATTCTGATCGGTCCACGACAGGGGTGGAACTTTTATCGCGGCCGCTGGACCGGCGGCTATGAAGGGATCATGACCGTCGAACGCCAGCGCGGGCCGTTTGCCCTTTGGTTGGGGCCGGCGTTCGCCGATGGAACGATCACGGCAAATGTCACGCTGCAAAATGCCGTCGAGTTCGGCTCGTTGATCTTCCGCGCGGCCGCCGAAGGAGAAGTTTTCCGCGGCTATGAAGTCGAGCTGAACGCCCGCGAGCAGTCGATCGCCCTGCGGCGTCACGGGGCGGATGTGACGCTGCTGGCCAATGTCGACGCGGTGCTGCCGGTGGGCAAGCCGATGCCGGTGAAGATCGAGGTACGCGGCGCGCAGATTCGTGTTTTTGTCGCGCACGAGCGCGAACCGCTAGTCGAGGTGACCGATCCGCAGCCGTTGCGCGACAGTGGTCGCTTGGGCGCGCGGTCGTGGGGCGCCGCGATGCACTTGGATAATCTAAAGGTTCACGCCGACGGGCGCGTGTTGGACGTGGCGCGAATGACACCTGCGGCCGAGGCCGGCGCGCCGAGCACGACGCCACCGGCGGGTTGGCGACTGTACGGCGGTCGCTGGCAATTGCACGACGACAGCTACACGGCCGAACCGTCGCCAGGGGCCAAGGCTGTCTGGGACGGCGGCCCGCTGGCCGACGGTGTGATCGAGGCCGACTTCAAATTGCTTGCGCCGGGTGGCGACGCGGGGCTGGTGCTGCGTGTGTCGCAGCCGACCGACGGGGTCGACGCGCTGAATGCCTATAATATCAACTTTCAGCCCGGCGCGCTCCGGCTGGGCAAGCATCGCAACAACTGGAAACAGTTGGTGCGCGTGCCATTGGACCTGGGCGTCGATCGCTGGCACCACGTGCGCGTGGACCTGGCCGGCGACCGAATCAAGATCACGATCGACAGGGCCGAGAAGCCGCAAATCGATTACACCGACGAGCAGCCCTTGCCGCCGGGGAATGTCGGCTTGCGAACGATGAACGCGAAGTTCGTGACGAAGAACCTGACGGTGACGGCGGGTGGCAAAACGACACTCGCTGAGTTCAAGCCAACGAAGACCGAGCCTGTGGCCGTCGTCGCTGGCCCCACGCCGCGCGAGCGCGCCCTGGCGTCGTTGTGTTTGTTGATGTTTAACTTGAATGAGTTTGTCTACGTGGATTGA
- a CDS encoding four helix bundle protein, whose amino-acid sequence MSDEVRNGIGKPGIVKKHTELDVYRLAFDAAMQLFELTKNFPREETYSLTDQVRRSSRSVCANLAEAWRKRRYPAAFTSKLCECEAEAAETQTWLQFAVESNYLDRDQARPLYQNYDRIMAMLVTMIQHAEDWNVK is encoded by the coding sequence ATGAGCGACGAAGTGCGAAATGGAATTGGGAAGCCGGGGATAGTCAAGAAGCACACCGAGCTCGACGTCTATCGATTGGCTTTCGATGCAGCGATGCAGTTATTCGAGTTAACCAAGAACTTCCCACGTGAGGAAACGTATTCGCTGACAGATCAGGTGCGGCGATCGTCTCGCTCGGTTTGCGCAAACCTGGCCGAAGCGTGGCGGAAACGGCGCTATCCGGCAGCATTTACCAGCAAACTCTGCGAATGCGAGGCGGAAGCCGCTGAAACGCAAACCTGGCTCCAATTCGCCGTCGAATCGAATTACCTCGACCGCGATCAAGCCAGGCCGCTCTATCAGAATTACGACAGAATCATGGCGATGCTGGTGACAATGATCCAACACGCCGAGGATTGGAACGTCAAATGA
- a CDS encoding DUF1501 domain-containing protein, whose protein sequence is MTHPPTPPLPHSPTSACTGSRREFLWQIGAGFGGVALSAMLQQDGFFGALGSRAQAAELAAAGGAPNLSAGPLAPRIAHFPAKAKSCIFLFMYGGPSQMDLFDYKPELQKRDGQEVPMEIRRRSVKPSKLLASKRKFAQHGESGQWCSDALPNLSQHMDKLAVIKSLYSDSFIHGSAMLQMNSGRILQGYPSMGSWLGYGLGTVNQNLPGYVVMLDPRGGPISGAMNWSAGFMPAAYQGTVFRASGQPILNLGSTAGDTAAMQRDQIDTLNAMNQQHLLGRPGYSELQARIASYELAFQLQTTAPEALDLAEESEETKTMYGLYDEPGDHSLTVGPAPFGRQCLIARRLVERGVRFVQIYHGGGHQQQNWDAHFGVEENLKIHCPEIDKPISGLLADLDRRGLLDETLVIWGGEFGRQPVVQGTGDGRDHNPKGFTYWLAGGGVKRGFSYGETDELGHEATVNRHHIRDLHATILHLLGLDHHKLTYFYGGLNHKLTGVVEAEVIRELLA, encoded by the coding sequence ATGACTCACCCCCCCACTCCCCCACTCCCCCACTCCCCCACTTCAGCCTGCACCGGCAGTCGGCGGGAGTTTCTCTGGCAGATCGGCGCTGGCTTCGGCGGCGTGGCGCTGAGCGCCATGTTGCAACAGGACGGCTTCTTCGGCGCGCTTGGCTCGCGGGCCCAGGCCGCCGAGTTGGCCGCGGCCGGCGGTGCGCCGAATCTGTCGGCGGGACCGCTCGCGCCGCGGATCGCCCATTTCCCGGCCAAGGCCAAGTCGTGCATCTTCTTGTTCATGTATGGCGGCCCGTCGCAGATGGACTTGTTCGACTACAAGCCCGAACTGCAAAAGCGCGACGGCCAGGAAGTGCCGATGGAAATTCGCCGCCGCAGCGTCAAGCCGTCGAAGCTGTTGGCCAGCAAGCGCAAGTTCGCCCAACATGGCGAGTCGGGGCAGTGGTGCTCGGACGCGCTGCCGAACCTGTCGCAACACATGGACAAGCTGGCGGTGATCAAATCGCTATACTCCGACTCGTTCATTCACGGCTCGGCCATGTTGCAGATGAACTCGGGACGCATCTTGCAAGGCTACCCGTCGATGGGCTCTTGGCTGGGCTATGGCCTGGGGACGGTGAATCAGAACCTGCCGGGCTACGTGGTGATGTTGGACCCGCGCGGCGGGCCGATCAGCGGGGCGATGAACTGGTCGGCGGGGTTCATGCCGGCGGCTTACCAGGGGACCGTATTCCGCGCCAGCGGCCAGCCGATCCTAAACCTGGGCTCGACCGCCGGCGACACGGCCGCCATGCAGCGCGACCAGATCGACACACTGAACGCGATGAACCAGCAGCACCTCCTCGGCCGGCCGGGCTATAGCGAGCTGCAAGCGCGAATCGCCAGCTATGAGCTGGCGTTTCAGTTGCAGACGACCGCGCCCGAGGCGTTGGACCTGGCCGAGGAAAGCGAAGAGACCAAGACGATGTACGGCCTGTACGACGAGCCGGGGGACCACTCGTTGACGGTTGGGCCGGCGCCGTTTGGGCGGCAATGCCTGATCGCGCGGCGGCTGGTCGAGCGTGGCGTGCGGTTCGTCCAGATCTATCACGGCGGCGGGCATCAGCAGCAAAACTGGGACGCCCACTTCGGCGTGGAAGAGAACCTGAAAATCCATTGCCCCGAAATCGACAAGCCGATCTCGGGTTTGCTGGCTGACTTGGACCGGCGCGGCCTGCTGGACGAGACGTTGGTGATCTGGGGTGGCGAGTTCGGTCGCCAGCCGGTCGTGCAAGGTACCGGCGACGGTCGCGATCACAACCCCAAGGGGTTCACCTACTGGTTGGCTGGCGGCGGCGTGAAGCGCGGCTTCAGCTACGGCGAGACCGACGAGCTGGGGCACGAAGCGACGGTCAATCGGCACCATATCCGCGACCTGCACGCAACGATCTTGCACCTGTTGGGACTCGACCATCACAAGCTGACGTACTTCTACGGCGGGCTGAATCACAAGCTGACCGGCGTGGTCGAAGCCGAGGTAATTCGTGAGTTGCTAGCGTGA